A genomic region of Anopheles coustani chromosome 3, idAnoCousDA_361_x.2, whole genome shotgun sequence contains the following coding sequences:
- the LOC131261059 gene encoding 6-phosphogluconolactonase-like yields MPHKRAMYRTGDAICDELLGLLEKFANETLAKQNRFRLGVSGGSLADILCEGMYDLRSDFSKWQIFFCDERIVPEADKESTWGIYKRQLVAKHDNVPESIFFPVNCSLDVDEAAADYERTIRKTFGLEKSTEVPSFDLLILGIGPDGHTASLFPGHPLLKEEKKLIAPIDDSPKPPPKRVTMTLPLINNAKVCLFGAQGHGKAEILKRIVADRDKSLPATLVDPPNGYLIFVACDEAASLIEGDPLRGC; encoded by the exons ATGCCTCACAAACGCGCAATGTACCGAACCGGTGATGCAATTTGCGACGAATTATTAGGATTGTTGGAAAAGTTCGCCAATGAAACACTAGCAAAGCAAAATCGGTTCCGCCTGGGAGTCTCGG GTGGCTCGCTGGCGGATATTCTTTGCGAAGGCATGTACGATCTCCGTTCCGACTTTAGCAAGTGGCAGATATTCTTTTGCGACGAGCGCATCGTTCCGGAAGCCGACAAAGAGTCAACATGGGGAATCTACAAGCGACAACTCGTGGCGAAGCATGACAACGTACCGGAGAGCATATTTTTCCCGGTCAATTGTTCGCTCGATGTGGATGAGGCGGCCGCCGACTACGAGCGTACGATCAGGAAAACGTTTGGTTTGGAAAAGTCCACCGAAGTGCCCTCGTTTGATCTGTTGATTTTGGGAATTGGCCCCGACGGACACACGGCTTCCCTGTTCCCCGGTCATCCGTTGttgaaggaggaaaagaaactgaTCGCACCGATTGACGACTCCCCGAAACCTCCACCGAAGCGAGTTACTATGACGCTTCCACTAATTAACAACGCCAAGGTGTGCCTGTTTGGTGCGCAAGGTCACGGAAAAGCAGAAATTCTGAAG AGAATCGTAGCGGATAGAGACAAATCTCTGCCGGCAACTCTCGTGGATCCCCCGAACGGATATCTTATTTTCGTAGCGTGCGACGAAGCGGCTTCGTTGATCGAAGGGGATCCTCTTAGAGGATGCTAA
- the LOC131261062 gene encoding uncharacterized protein LOC131261062 isoform X2 gives MIPFADSITASEPDSLSLANQQKGVKSSEVMHPSIQPNPVVHASPTNDGASNSGTLDKSDSTKTYGGKKNASKDSNDGVSAKQRNLGMIDSLVGATYQQKLSIPVVCRVAMLMRKNKHLNFTITNDDEEGGLFDDIVFKSDVGDLFIQAKHKEDKSYTITWDDLTSTDKSAPFAIKYISTSS, from the exons ATGATACCTTTCGCTGATTCGATAACAGCATCGGAACCCGACAGTTTAAGTCTTGCAAATCAGCAAAAAGGGGTCAAATCGAGTGAAGTAATGCATCCTTCCATCCAGCCAAACCCCGTAGTCCACGCTTCGCCAACAAACGATGGTGCTAGCAATTCTGGAACGCTCGATAAGAGCGATTCTACCAAAACATATGGAGGAAAGAAGAACGCATCAAAAGACTCCAATGATGGTGTTtctgcaaaacaaagaaatctaGGAATGATCGACTCTCTTGTTGGAGCAACCTATCAGCAAAAGCTGTCTATACCGGTCGTATGTCGAGTTGCTATGCTGATGCGAAAAAATAAGCATTTAAACTTCACAATAACCAACGACGATGAAGAAGGTGGATTGTTTGACGACATCGTATTTAAATCCGACGTTGGTGACCTTTTCATCCAAGCTAAGCACAAGGAAGATAAGAGCTACACAATCACATGGGACGACCTTACGTCGACGGATAAAAGTGCGCCGTTTGCGATAA AATACATAAGCACAAGTAGCTGA